The following are encoded together in the Citrus sinensis cultivar Valencia sweet orange chromosome 1, DVS_A1.0, whole genome shotgun sequence genome:
- the LOC127902608 gene encoding uncharacterized protein LOC127902608 → MEEAFRVLTQCVHRIEHKMDSFNVRMEMVEKSLEELRSKSPVGAPSKQPSDPCPQSPSLKIVEPTCPVRKTEPTPDGKNKMVMDSDEDSVDRKLNMSLDKIMGWMGTREGISEFRKDPTHFVPIPPPNLRDEDIDELVQLKQEPQTSTSVSVLPTRPNRNRRPGRYQLSPYDQVSKGVNPKYKTGPFQVNDPITLEELKLIQYAFNKEGDGR, encoded by the exons ATGGAGGAAGCTTTTAGGGTACTAACACAGTGTGTCCACAGAATTGAACACAAAATGGATTCGTTCAATGTGAGAATGGAAATGGTTGAGAAGTCTTTAGAGGAATTGAGATCCAAGTCTCCGGTTGGTGCACCATCAAAACAACCATCTGATCCATGCCCGCAATCTCCGAGCTTGAAAATAGTAGAACCAACATGTCCAGTCAGAAAAACCGAGCCAACCCCTGatggaaaaaacaaaatggtaATGGATAGCGACGAGGACTCTGTGGATCGCAAATTGAACATGAGCCTCGATAAAATAATGGGCTGGATGGGGACAAGAGAAGGAATCAGTGAATTTCGCAAAGATCCTACCCACTTTGTCCCTATTCCACCACCTAATCTCCGAGATGAG gaTATAGATGAACTAGTTCAACTTAAGCAAGAACCTCAAACATCTACTAGTGTCAGTGTCCTGCCAACGCGACCAAATAGGAATCGTAGGCCAGGCCGATATCAACTTTCACCGTACGATCAAGTGTCCAAAGGAGTAAATCCCAAGTATAAAACTGGTCCGTTTCAAGTCAATGATCCAATTACATTGGAAGAATTGAAGCTTATTCAATATGCTTTTAACAAAGAGGGTGACGGAAGGTAA